The following proteins come from a genomic window of Deltaproteobacteria bacterium:
- a CDS encoding sigma-54-dependent Fis family transcriptional regulator: MAFLNGEERVFLQAVAKLGYCNPFLPERITYEREALGADFVEGEAVWSLRVDDPRTPRANNTAIADRVALLMEKLRDRLAKGITAATQDLGLYEDAALFLLFHRTQSHFYTLITQSQQQRSNAKRLGFYSEFLQDWDHFFSLPDVRLPVVYDTAHLFACFFQIRRAFHHIIESIIGSSLAAARLRAAVWQSIFTYDMRRYRRTLFDRMGDFTTLVRGPSGTGKELVARAIGLSRYVPFDAKTLTFADDFSGSFYAINLSALPSTLIESELFGHRRGAFTGALQDRKGWLEVCPALGTVFLDEIGDLEATIQVKLLRVLQTRTFQPLGETSDRHFRGKLIAATNRDLLVAMQERHFREDFYYRLCSDVVTTPSLYEQLQESSAGLRELLLFICRRIAGEEGEALAQEVETWIVQELGSHYAWPGNIRELEQCVRNVLVRKECRPVPVQKQGLTEEVVRAFEAGTLTADELLCRYSTIIYAQTGSYEETARRLQLDRRTVKSKIDRDLLRQILAQRRVS, encoded by the coding sequence ATGGCATTTCTCAACGGTGAGGAGCGTGTGTTTCTCCAAGCAGTAGCTAAACTCGGCTACTGCAACCCGTTCTTACCAGAGCGTATTACGTACGAACGTGAAGCATTGGGTGCCGACTTTGTCGAAGGTGAGGCCGTCTGGAGTCTTCGTGTCGATGACCCCCGCACGCCCCGAGCGAACAATACTGCTATTGCCGATCGGGTTGCGCTCTTGATGGAAAAACTGCGTGACCGCCTTGCGAAGGGCATAACAGCCGCAACGCAGGATCTCGGGCTCTATGAAGATGCGGCCCTGTTTCTTCTCTTCCATCGTACGCAGTCTCATTTTTATACGCTCATCACGCAAAGTCAGCAGCAGCGGTCGAACGCGAAACGGCTTGGGTTCTACTCGGAGTTTCTCCAGGATTGGGATCATTTTTTTTCGCTTCCCGATGTTCGCTTGCCGGTAGTGTACGATACGGCGCATCTCTTCGCCTGTTTCTTTCAAATCCGCCGGGCATTTCATCACATCATCGAATCAATCATTGGCAGTTCACTGGCTGCCGCTCGCCTGCGCGCTGCTGTATGGCAATCGATTTTTACCTACGATATGCGCCGCTACCGGCGGACGTTGTTCGACCGCATGGGTGACTTTACGACGTTGGTTCGTGGACCTTCTGGCACGGGGAAAGAGCTTGTTGCGCGTGCGATCGGGTTGTCTCGCTATGTTCCTTTCGATGCCAAAACGTTGACCTTTGCTGATGACTTCAGCGGCTCGTTTTACGCCATCAATCTGTCGGCTCTGCCTTCGACGTTGATTGAGTCGGAACTGTTTGGCCATCGTCGTGGCGCCTTCACCGGCGCCTTACAGGATCGCAAAGGGTGGCTAGAGGTGTGCCCTGCGCTTGGGACGGTGTTTCTTGATGAGATTGGTGATCTCGAAGCTACGATTCAGGTCAAATTGTTACGGGTACTGCAAACTCGGACCTTTCAACCGCTAGGGGAAACAAGCGATCGTCATTTCCGTGGCAAACTGATAGCGGCGACCAACCGCGACCTCTTGGTGGCCATGCAAGAGCGGCATTTTCGCGAAGATTTCTACTATCGCCTCTGTTCTGATGTGGTGACGACCCCTTCATTATATGAGCAACTGCAAGAATCCTCTGCAGGGCTGCGAGAGTTGCTCCTCTTCATTTGTCGCCGCATCGCTGGTGAGGAAGGGGAGGCGCTCGCACAGGAAGTGGAAACGTGGATTGTGCAAGAGTTGGGATCTCACTATGCTTGGCCTGGCAATATTCGCGAACTCGAACAGTGTGTGAGGAACGTACTGGTGCGCAAGGAGTGCCGACCAGTACCAGTGCAAAAGCAGGGGCTGACGGAGGAGGTGGTGAGAGCTTTTGAGGCTGGTACGCTGACCGCAGACGAGCTGCTCTGCCGCTAC